The Prochlorococcus sp. MIT 1341 genomic interval GCATAAAAGAACGATTTACTGGAAAGGCTCTTTATACTTTTTACCAGTAAGTTTTTAAAGTCAAAAATGCCTTTATAAGCTCCTCTCGATTACTGCGGCATAAAAGCCATCACCATTCTGGTTTAATTGAGGAACTTTCTGCTCTTGATAAACAAGGTTTATATCTGGATGCAACTTAATAAACCTTTCTATCTGATTAGTGTTCTCATCTGGATTTATTGTGCAGGTTGCATAAACAAGTCTTCCTCCTGGAGCCAAAAGAGGTAACAATCCTTCGAGTATCTGATATTGAAGTAACACAAGTTCTTCTATCTTCTTAAGCGACATCCTCCATCGAGCATCAGGGTTTCTAGAAAGAGTGCCTAATCCTGAACAGGGTGCATCAACAAGAATCTTTTCAAAGTTTTTTATCCAAGAAGGCTTCAATTTAGTGAGGATTCTTGCATCTGCACTCAAAACATTTAGACAAGTAATTCCTAGGCGTTCAGCATTGTCCACTAATCGATCTAAACGATTTCGGGAACGATCTATAGCCCATATTTCTCCTCGATTACCCATTAATTCGGCAAGATGAGTTGCCTTGCCACCAGGCGCAGCGCATGCATCTAAAACCCTCTCAAAAGGCTTGGGCTCCAAGAGAGGTGCAACCCATTGAGCAGCCCTATCTTGTACTGTCCAAAACCCCTCACAGTAGCCCGGCCATAAACGAATGTTCCCCGAACCTGATGCCACTTCCATCGCATCAGGATATCCATCTATAGGTGTAATTTTCAATCCATTTCTTTTGAACGCAACCATTAATTCCTTAGAGTTTTCGACTAATAAGCGATTAAGCCTTAAATCAATCGGAGAAACCTGATTAAAAGACCCAGCGACCTTCTCAGCCAATGTCACATCGTGCCAAATTAATAATTTTTCTGCCATCCAGAGTGGCAAGGATTGCTCTTGAGCTAGCAACTTCGAAGGAGAATCTGGAATAGGCAAGCTTCCCCCACACGAAACTTTCCTCTGCGCTGATCTCAAAACACCATTAACTACAGGTGCTAACTTTGCAAAATTAGACGCCTTTGCTAGCTCAACAGAAGTATTTACAGCTGCAGAGACAGGTATCTTTTGCATTTTAAATATCTGATAAAGGCCTAAATGCAGAAGCCAACGAAGAGGAGGGGGCTGCTTT includes:
- a CDS encoding 16S rRNA (cytosine(967)-C(5))-methyltransferase, producing MPRKLAWDVLMSVAAGAFAEIALERVLGEKKLKDVDRSLVKEISFGAIRYRYFLDCWLDQLGKVPALKQPPPLRWLLHLGLYQIFKMQKIPVSAAVNTSVELAKASNFAKLAPVVNGVLRSAQRKVSCGGSLPIPDSPSKLLAQEQSLPLWMAEKLLIWHDVTLAEKVAGSFNQVSPIDLRLNRLLVENSKELMVAFKRNGLKITPIDGYPDAMEVASGSGNIRLWPGYCEGFWTVQDRAAQWVAPLLEPKPFERVLDACAAPGGKATHLAELMGNRGEIWAIDRSRNRLDRLVDNAERLGITCLNVLSADARILTKLKPSWIKNFEKILVDAPCSGLGTLSRNPDARWRMSLKKIEELVLLQYQILEGLLPLLAPGGRLVYATCTINPDENTNQIERFIKLHPDINLVYQEQKVPQLNQNGDGFYAAVIERSL